From the Nonlabens marinus S1-08 genome, one window contains:
- a CDS encoding heme-binding domain-containing protein — protein sequence MKFLKFIAWLALGVLVVIQFFPVTLNESNTLPQSDFMVVNQVPATIKNRLQVSCYDCHSNNTEYPWYSRIQPTAWYLENHIQEGKDELNFNEWDTYSSRRKNSKLRSIINQIESGEMPLDSYTLIHGGARLDSTAVKEIIGYMDSLKKD from the coding sequence TTGAAGTTTTTAAAATTCATAGCATGGCTTGCCCTTGGGGTACTGGTTGTAATTCAGTTCTTTCCAGTAACACTGAACGAGAGCAATACTCTACCGCAAAGTGATTTTATGGTAGTAAATCAAGTACCTGCAACGATTAAAAATCGGTTGCAGGTTTCATGCTACGATTGCCATAGTAACAATACGGAATATCCATGGTACAGCAGGATTCAGCCTACGGCTTGGTATCTCGAAAACCACATACAGGAAGGCAAGGACGAACTTAATTTTAATGAATGGGACACTTATTCCAGCCGTAGGAAAAACAGCAAGTTGCGTTCCATCATTAATCAGATAGAAAGTGGCGAGATGCCACTGGATAGTTACACACTTATTCACGGTGGTGCAAGACTGGATAGTACTGCTGTAAAAGAAATTATAGGCTATATGGATAGCTTAAAAAAAGATTAA
- a CDS encoding helix-turn-helix domain-containing protein, whose amino-acid sequence MVKDFYIKNMVCDRCIKVLRDGLDKQNIELLHIELGRLRLDIESDDEIEKLKTLLESNGFSLIGSTEEKLTEQVKVELIKALQELPLELDKKLSAHLADALGHEYSKISKVFSITEGITIEKYFIKLKIEKVKELIQANELNFTEMGQLLGYSHINHLSSQFKNETGMSLTAYKFQQKNFRNSLDKIM is encoded by the coding sequence ATGGTCAAGGATTTTTACATAAAGAATATGGTATGTGATAGATGCATCAAGGTTTTAAGGGATGGACTTGATAAACAAAATATCGAATTGTTACATATCGAATTGGGTCGTTTGCGCCTCGATATCGAGAGCGATGATGAAATCGAAAAATTGAAAACTTTACTTGAAAGTAATGGGTTTTCACTTATTGGCAGTACCGAAGAAAAGCTCACAGAGCAGGTCAAGGTAGAACTGATAAAGGCATTGCAAGAATTGCCTCTGGAACTCGATAAGAAATTATCCGCTCACTTAGCCGATGCATTAGGTCACGAGTATTCTAAAATCAGTAAGGTCTTTTCAATTACCGAAGGCATTACCATCGAGAAGTATTTCATCAAACTCAAAATCGAAAAGGTGAAAGAACTGATACAGGCCAACGAACTCAATTTTACCGAAATGGGACAACTTCTGGGTTATAGCCATATCAATCATTTGAGCAGTCAGTTTAAAAATGAAACGGGAATGAGCCTGACAGCTTATAAATTCCAACAGAAAAATTTTAGGAATTCATTGGACAAAATTATGTAG
- a CDS encoding TolC family protein, giving the protein MKKLKYMLALLFVSAFAKAQQLQSYIQEAEANNPEIQAFELRYNIAEEKVNEANWIPNTEVSAGYFVSEPETRVGAQRARIGVKQMLPWFGTITARENYATAMADAEYVDITIAKRKLALSVAQSYYSLYSIRAKQAVLDENIQLLQTYEQLALTSVEVGKASAVDVLRLQIRQNELQQQKEVLEEEFTAEQTAFNNLLNRESMMTVDVVPEMEIPQEDPFYENEALALNPELLKYDKLYESVAQSELLNQRESLPMIGFGVDYLPVTERSDVNFSDNGKDVLMPMVSISIPIFNNRYKSISKQNELRQQEIETQREQRLNVLESAFAKAQSQRNQARIAYYTQERNLKQAQDAEEILVKNYETGTIDFNDVLDIQELQLKFQMNQIESVQMYYVQSAIINYLIN; this is encoded by the coding sequence ATGAAAAAATTGAAATATATGCTCGCGCTCTTATTTGTTTCTGCTTTCGCGAAAGCGCAACAACTACAATCCTACATCCAGGAAGCTGAAGCAAACAATCCAGAAATTCAAGCCTTTGAACTGCGCTATAATATTGCCGAAGAAAAGGTAAATGAAGCCAACTGGATTCCAAATACCGAAGTGAGTGCCGGCTATTTTGTGAGTGAGCCTGAAACCAGAGTCGGTGCGCAACGTGCACGAATAGGCGTAAAACAGATGTTGCCGTGGTTCGGTACTATTACAGCTCGTGAAAATTATGCCACCGCAATGGCAGATGCCGAATATGTGGACATCACGATTGCAAAGCGCAAGCTCGCACTTTCGGTCGCACAATCCTATTATAGCCTGTATTCTATACGTGCCAAGCAAGCTGTGCTGGATGAAAATATACAGCTATTGCAAACCTATGAGCAACTTGCACTCACGTCTGTAGAAGTAGGTAAAGCGAGTGCCGTAGATGTGTTGCGACTTCAAATACGGCAAAATGAGTTACAGCAACAAAAGGAAGTTTTGGAAGAAGAATTTACGGCAGAACAAACAGCTTTTAACAATTTGCTCAACCGTGAATCAATGATGACTGTTGACGTAGTTCCAGAAATGGAAATTCCGCAGGAAGACCCTTTTTATGAGAATGAAGCGCTGGCGCTCAATCCTGAACTGCTCAAATACGATAAACTTTATGAATCTGTGGCACAATCTGAACTACTCAACCAGCGTGAAAGCTTACCTATGATTGGTTTTGGTGTGGATTACTTGCCCGTAACCGAACGTAGCGATGTTAACTTCAGCGATAATGGGAAAGATGTATTGATGCCAATGGTGTCGATTTCTATACCCATTTTCAATAACCGCTACAAATCCATTTCAAAACAAAATGAACTGCGACAGCAAGAAATAGAGACCCAAAGGGAACAGCGATTGAATGTGCTGGAATCCGCTTTCGCGAAAGCGCAATCACAACGCAACCAAGCTCGCATTGCTTACTACACACAAGAACGCAATCTAAAACAAGCCCAAGATGCCGAAGAAATTCTGGTAAAAAATTATGAAACTGGCACTATCGATTTTAACGATGTGCTGGACATTCAGGAATTGCAGTTGAAGTTTCAGATGAATCAAATCGAGTCGGTGCAGATGTACTACGTACAATCGGCCATTATTAACTATTTAATCAACTAA
- a CDS encoding DUF2231 domain-containing protein codes for MKTKHFFSIILVIAFLGGLTKTFALSEERNSLDATELSVSTASAVQSDSVKADFDAFPNLHPMVVHFPIVLLLLAVVLQLIQLFTLNQTMDWVILLMVGSGFIGAYVAGTFVHPHTEGLTEMAKRVLEQHDKYADWTLWSSALAAILKIVSRFWVKLRRGFEIAVFVVMAFSAYSVSEAGHYGSQLVYIEGVGPQGNYIETESEKGHEESDGHSH; via the coding sequence ATGAAAACAAAACATTTTTTTTCAATCATTTTGGTCATTGCCTTCTTAGGAGGTTTGACCAAAACCTTTGCCTTAAGTGAGGAACGAAATAGCCTTGATGCAACTGAATTATCGGTCAGCACAGCATCTGCTGTACAATCAGACTCTGTAAAAGCAGATTTTGATGCGTTTCCCAACCTGCACCCTATGGTCGTACATTTTCCCATTGTACTATTGCTGCTAGCGGTGGTTTTACAATTGATACAGTTGTTTACCTTGAACCAGACAATGGACTGGGTAATACTCCTAATGGTAGGGTCTGGGTTTATTGGGGCGTATGTCGCTGGAACATTTGTACACCCGCACACAGAAGGACTTACCGAAATGGCAAAAAGAGTACTGGAACAACACGACAAATATGCCGACTGGACACTTTGGTCGAGTGCTCTTGCCGCTATTCTGAAAATAGTAAGCCGGTTTTGGGTCAAATTAAGGCGTGGTTTTGAAATAGCAGTTTTTGTAGTGATGGCTTTTTCAGCCTATTCGGTGTCTGAGGCAGGACATTATGGTTCGCAGTTGGTATATATAGAGGGAGTCGGTCCACAAGGAAATTATATTGAAACCGAAAGTGAAAAAGGTCACGAGGAAAGTGATGGGCATTCACATTAA
- a CDS encoding heavy metal translocating P-type ATPase, whose protein sequence is MKHTYHIHGMTCNGCRTHVEETLSKVEGVTNAAVDLKKAEAIIEMDSHIPIEKFQEALKANGGQYSIHQNGEHQHTHDKKKVEKPKGKGTGTFYCPMHCEGDKTYDKTGDCPVCGMDLVEEVNLSATTSVQWTCPMHPEVIKDESGSCPICGMDLVPMEPDLSAEEKTYKKLLKKFWIAVAFTLPIFIIAMSEMLPNNPLYDVLELKYWNWIQFVLSIPVVFYATWMFFERAYRSIKTWNLNMFTLIGIGAGVAWLFSVFGMLVPDFFPDQFKTEAGTVHVYFEAATVILTLVLLGQVLEARAHSKTNSSVKELLKLAPNKAVKVVDGEEQEVAIDEIKLGDILRVKPGDKIPVDGVITEGETTIDESMITGEPIPVNKSIDDKVSSGTINGNQSFLMKAEKVGSDTLLSQIIQMVNYASRSRAPIQKLADTVSGYFVPVVVIIASVTFGVWAIWGPEPAYVYALVNAIAVLIIACPCALGLATPMSVMVGVGKGAQNGVLIKNAEALEKMDKVDTLIVDKTGTITEGKPTVEKVGAFGDRFRESEILQFIASLNSSSEHPLAEATVKYGKEQNTEFLKADGFNAVTGKGVEGKVNGKEVALGNAKMMEMANATASEAMEEEAQSYQKQGKTVSYLAIDAKVVGYVVIGDKIKETSAKAIKDLQDKGIAVIMLTGDNHDTAQAVADELKLADFQASMLPENKLQEVEKLQEQGKVVAMAGDGINDAPALAKSDVGIAMGTGTDVAIESAAITLVKGDLHGIVKARNLSDAVMRNIKQNLFFAMIYNTLGIPIAAGLLYPFFGILLSPMIAALAMSFSSVSVIANSLRLKSKNI, encoded by the coding sequence TTGAAACATACTTACCACATACACGGAATGACCTGCAATGGTTGTAGAACGCACGTAGAAGAAACGCTCTCTAAAGTTGAAGGGGTTACCAATGCAGCTGTAGATTTAAAAAAAGCCGAAGCGATCATAGAAATGGATTCCCATATTCCAATAGAGAAATTTCAAGAGGCGCTGAAAGCCAATGGTGGGCAATACAGCATCCATCAAAATGGCGAACATCAGCATACCCACGATAAGAAGAAAGTTGAGAAACCCAAAGGCAAAGGAACGGGAACGTTCTATTGTCCGATGCATTGCGAGGGCGACAAGACTTACGACAAGACAGGCGATTGTCCTGTTTGCGGAATGGATTTGGTTGAAGAAGTTAATCTTTCTGCAACCACATCAGTACAATGGACGTGTCCTATGCACCCAGAAGTCATAAAAGACGAGTCTGGTAGTTGCCCTATATGCGGTATGGATTTAGTACCGATGGAACCCGATTTATCCGCAGAGGAAAAGACCTATAAAAAACTGCTTAAAAAGTTCTGGATAGCAGTCGCCTTCACATTGCCCATTTTTATCATCGCAATGTCCGAAATGCTACCCAACAATCCCTTATATGATGTTTTAGAATTAAAATATTGGAACTGGATTCAGTTTGTACTTTCCATTCCCGTAGTTTTCTACGCTACTTGGATGTTTTTTGAACGCGCCTACCGCAGTATAAAGACGTGGAACCTCAATATGTTCACGCTTATCGGTATCGGTGCAGGCGTTGCTTGGCTGTTCAGCGTGTTCGGGATGCTCGTGCCCGATTTTTTCCCTGACCAATTCAAGACCGAAGCAGGTACGGTACACGTTTATTTTGAAGCGGCTACGGTCATTCTAACCTTGGTATTGCTTGGGCAGGTTCTTGAAGCCCGTGCTCATAGCAAGACAAATTCCTCAGTCAAGGAACTTTTAAAATTAGCACCGAATAAAGCGGTAAAGGTGGTTGATGGCGAAGAACAGGAAGTGGCCATCGATGAAATTAAATTGGGCGATATTCTGCGTGTGAAGCCGGGCGACAAGATTCCCGTGGATGGCGTGATTACCGAAGGCGAAACTACCATTGATGAATCGATGATTACGGGCGAACCCATTCCCGTTAACAAATCTATTGATGATAAAGTAAGTAGTGGCACAATCAACGGTAATCAATCCTTTTTGATGAAAGCTGAAAAGGTTGGATCTGACACCTTGTTATCACAGATTATACAGATGGTCAACTATGCCAGTCGCAGCCGAGCACCCATCCAAAAGTTGGCAGATACCGTTTCGGGATATTTCGTGCCGGTCGTTGTCATAATCGCTTCTGTGACATTCGGCGTTTGGGCAATTTGGGGCCCGGAACCCGCCTATGTATATGCTCTGGTCAATGCCATTGCCGTATTGATTATTGCTTGTCCGTGTGCTTTGGGGCTTGCGACACCAATGTCCGTAATGGTCGGTGTTGGTAAAGGTGCACAAAATGGGGTGCTTATAAAGAATGCCGAAGCTCTTGAAAAAATGGATAAGGTAGATACCCTCATTGTCGATAAGACCGGAACGATAACTGAAGGAAAACCTACAGTTGAGAAAGTGGGTGCTTTTGGAGACCGCTTTCGCGAAAGCGAAATTCTACAATTCATAGCATCTCTAAACAGTTCTAGCGAGCATCCGCTAGCTGAAGCGACTGTGAAATATGGAAAAGAACAAAACACAGAGTTTTTAAAAGCAGATGGATTCAATGCAGTTACTGGAAAAGGTGTTGAAGGTAAAGTGAACGGAAAAGAAGTAGCCTTGGGTAATGCTAAAATGATGGAAATGGCTAATGCTACAGCTTCCGAAGCTATGGAAGAAGAGGCACAATCCTACCAAAAACAGGGGAAGACCGTTTCCTATCTCGCCATTGATGCTAAGGTTGTTGGCTACGTAGTCATAGGCGACAAAATCAAGGAAACGAGTGCAAAAGCTATCAAGGATTTGCAGGATAAGGGAATTGCAGTCATTATGCTTACGGGCGATAATCACGATACAGCCCAAGCTGTCGCAGATGAACTTAAACTTGCAGATTTTCAAGCAAGTATGCTACCGGAAAACAAATTACAAGAAGTCGAGAAATTACAAGAGCAAGGCAAGGTGGTTGCAATGGCAGGCGACGGCATCAACGATGCACCTGCTTTAGCAAAAAGTGATGTAGGTATCGCAATGGGAACAGGAACGGATGTTGCCATTGAAAGTGCAGCCATTACTTTGGTTAAGGGCGATTTACACGGTATCGTAAAGGCAAGAAACCTAAGTGATGCAGTTATGCGGAATATCAAACAGAACCTATTTTTTGCAATGATTTATAACACGCTGGGTATCCCGATTGCAGCGGGATTACTTTACCCCTTCTTCGGAATACTCTTATCGCCAATGATTGCGGCCTTGGCAATGAGCTTTAGTTCGGTATCGGTAATTGCCAATTCATTACGTCTAAAAAGTAAAAACATATAA
- a CDS encoding DUF3347 domain-containing protein, translated as MKTVQRTIGTMALAALMVSMVSCKDGNKNEPAAPISNEMHQESMDDNNNMAMNDNQDARAEAILKDYFNLKDALVGDDNSKAKELGATLANTLGSFDASSYSDGEQQELKDIMEDAIEHSEHIAESDIAHQREHFKILSKDVTDMVAITGTEMKIYEQFCPMYNNNGGGAWLSMNEEIRNPYFGEQMLNCGNVQREIN; from the coding sequence ATGAAAACAGTACAAAGAACAATAGGTACAATGGCACTTGCTGCACTAATGGTGTCAATGGTTTCCTGTAAAGACGGAAACAAAAATGAACCTGCTGCGCCTATAAGCAATGAGATGCACCAAGAGTCTATGGATGATAACAACAATATGGCGATGAATGACAACCAAGATGCACGAGCAGAAGCAATTCTAAAGGATTATTTCAACTTAAAAGATGCGCTTGTGGGCGATGATAACAGCAAAGCAAAAGAGTTGGGCGCAACACTTGCAAATACTTTAGGAAGTTTTGACGCATCCAGCTATTCAGATGGTGAGCAACAAGAACTCAAGGATATTATGGAAGACGCAATTGAACACTCAGAACACATTGCAGAAAGTGATATAGCACACCAGCGTGAGCACTTCAAGATATTGAGCAAGGATGTTACGGATATGGTCGCTATTACTGGAACAGAGATGAAGATATACGAGCAATTCTGCCCAATGTATAATAACAATGGGGGTGGTGCTTGGCTGAGTATGAACGAAGAAATTAGAAATCCCTATTTCGGTGAACAAATGTTGAACTGTGGGAATGTACAGCGAGAAATCAACTAA
- a CDS encoding nuclear transport factor 2 family protein, with the protein MKTLKLTTFLTLLLMSTGQMFGQNVNTEKQAVLKVMKTYKNALQNLTTEGTFELFAKDSEVFESGGVEGSYAHYIEHHLGPELGHFKKFEFSDYEIEAEVDSPYAFTTETYIYTIVLNPDDKGKSRTIKKKGVATSILKKIDDKWQIVKTHSSSRNVK; encoded by the coding sequence ATGAAAACTCTTAAATTGACAACATTCTTAACGCTGCTCCTAATGTCGACAGGACAAATGTTCGGTCAAAATGTAAATACAGAAAAGCAAGCCGTGCTGAAAGTAATGAAAACCTATAAGAATGCGCTGCAAAACCTAACGACCGAAGGTACATTCGAGTTATTTGCAAAAGACTCAGAAGTTTTTGAGTCCGGTGGTGTTGAGGGTTCCTATGCCCACTATATAGAACATCATTTGGGTCCAGAATTGGGGCATTTCAAGAAGTTTGAATTTTCAGATTATGAAATTGAGGCAGAAGTAGATTCGCCCTATGCATTTACTACCGAAACCTACATCTACACAATCGTTCTCAACCCAGATGATAAAGGCAAAAGTAGAACGATAAAGAAAAAAGGGGTGGCAACTTCTATCCTTAAAAAGATAGATGATAAATGGCAGATCGTAAAAACACATTCGTCATCGAGAAACGTAAAATAA
- a CDS encoding FMN-binding glutamate synthase family protein, whose translation MRKGFIITSIILVLAVASIIIMYPLLWWLALVLLPFLILGLIDYFHKSDNIRRTYPLFGRITNFLEKQRHVVQETVLLNRREGKPFNWIQKEIVYKRAANANKSQPFGTQIPYDKVGREWFTHSTYPAKEVNDNFRVTVGSSKCDKPYSASILNLAGMSYGSISKNATLALNGGAKIAGFAQNTGEGGFTPYHQEYGADIIFQIGTGYFGCRTEEGNFDPEKFKDIASHEVVKMIEIKISQGAKPGFGAILPAKKNTEEIAKLRDVEKGTEILSPPHHSAFGNDEEMISFIGKLRELSNGKPIGIKLCIGQKDEFERMVQAFAEKQNYPDFIAIDGAEGGSGAAHMESLHWAGVPINEAIHFAHYTLIKYKLSDEIKLMAAGKIISAFDIYRMLALGADACYSARGMMFALGCVQSLKCNLDTCPTGITTMVPSRVDSLVVEDKKTKVANYHKNTIDAFKELLGSMRLESRKAIHKKYIVRRINETETKTYEEIFIKPSKE comes from the coding sequence ATGAGAAAAGGATTTATCATAACGAGCATCATATTGGTTTTGGCGGTAGCATCCATAATTATAATGTACCCCTTGTTGTGGTGGCTCGCATTGGTATTACTTCCTTTCTTGATTTTAGGACTTATCGATTATTTTCATAAATCAGATAACATTAGGCGTACCTATCCATTATTTGGTAGAATTACCAATTTTCTGGAAAAACAACGGCACGTTGTCCAAGAAACCGTTTTGCTAAACAGGAGGGAAGGAAAGCCCTTTAACTGGATACAAAAGGAAATAGTCTATAAACGTGCCGCGAATGCTAATAAAAGTCAACCTTTTGGCACACAAATACCGTATGATAAGGTTGGTCGTGAATGGTTTACACATTCCACCTATCCGGCAAAAGAAGTTAACGATAATTTCAGGGTAACAGTTGGAAGTTCCAAATGTGATAAGCCTTATTCTGCAAGCATTCTGAATCTTGCGGGAATGAGCTATGGCTCTATCAGCAAAAATGCGACCTTAGCTCTTAATGGCGGTGCTAAAATAGCTGGTTTTGCGCAGAATACAGGCGAAGGTGGTTTTACGCCTTATCATCAGGAATATGGAGCTGATATTATATTCCAAATCGGTACCGGCTACTTCGGATGCCGTACCGAAGAAGGTAATTTCGACCCTGAAAAGTTCAAAGATATCGCCTCACACGAGGTGGTCAAAATGATTGAGATAAAAATTTCCCAAGGGGCTAAACCAGGCTTTGGTGCCATACTACCTGCAAAGAAAAACACCGAAGAAATTGCAAAGTTGAGGGATGTTGAAAAAGGCACTGAAATTCTATCGCCACCGCATCATTCGGCATTTGGAAACGATGAAGAGATGATTTCTTTCATTGGAAAATTGAGAGAGCTTTCCAATGGCAAACCAATTGGCATAAAACTATGTATCGGGCAAAAAGACGAATTTGAAAGAATGGTTCAAGCTTTCGCTGAAAAGCAAAATTATCCAGACTTCATTGCAATTGACGGTGCCGAAGGAGGCTCAGGTGCGGCTCATATGGAATCCCTTCATTGGGCGGGTGTGCCAATAAATGAAGCAATCCATTTTGCACATTACACTTTAATAAAGTACAAGTTGAGTGATGAAATAAAGTTGATGGCGGCAGGAAAGATTATATCGGCTTTTGATATCTATCGAATGCTTGCACTTGGAGCAGATGCCTGCTATAGTGCCAGAGGAATGATGTTTGCCTTGGGCTGTGTTCAATCGCTAAAATGTAATCTTGATACTTGTCCCACAGGTATTACCACTATGGTACCCTCAAGGGTAGATTCATTGGTAGTAGAAGATAAGAAGACCAAAGTGGCCAATTACCATAAAAATACAATAGATGCCTTTAAAGAGTTGCTGGGTTCAATGAGACTTGAAAGTAGGAAGGCCATACATAAAAAATACATTGTTAGAAGAATAAACGAAACCGAAACAAAGACGTATGAAGAAATTTTTATAAAACCCTCAAAAGAATGA
- a CDS encoding multicopper oxidase domain-containing protein yields the protein MIRKMTMLLVLLISTNSIAQFAANKSEENIDNWPERVYDLTIDYETVNFTGKDVKAMTINGGIPGPNLEFNEGEFAIINVTNKMDVETSVHWHGMILPNFYDGVPYLTTPPILPGETLQYKFALKQSGTYWYHSHTGLQEQRGVYGSIQINPKKTDLEYDKDLVLVLSDWMDENPKTQLKNLKRGNEWYLIKKNQVQSWDKVIAKGATGAKLKMMWQRMPDMAILDNYYDRFFINGGAEQNYPGFSPGEKVRLRFVNAAAASYFWLTFGGEDPMLVSADGLDVVPVEKNKTLIGVAETYDFIVTIPESGKLEIRATSQDGSGQASAYLGTGKILDAPEVPKPDLIKQMQQMMNMGMKMGAPAAKFNPSKNDSIEKMKKYAMKMDGMKMDEMQKDKDSTKMMHDDMAHQDMKMEGDKGQMDGGMKMGYIVPKDKVIGDNMKTGGNPEFNYNYLKALGNTEFEKGKPVREMLFNLTGNMNRYVWSINGIPLSETDKIKINQGEVVRITLNNMTMMHHPMHLHGHFFRVLNENGERSPLKHTVNVAPMQKVVIEFDAVEYGDWFFHCHVLYHINSGMARIFSYDTPRDERLKGYPLTNLTTEADHMWTWGEVTAASHMTELFYTATNIRNQFIIRGEYGWNENIEAEFTYERWLNSYFRVFGGVNVENEGKDSLDEISTTGVVGVRYLLPLLIDSDLRIDNKLRPTISFATATMIFRNIALFGKYEYQMDFGWVSDFEPETEFKEETTWQVGLEYVLSRDFSLMGSYDNRFGAGGGLSLRF from the coding sequence ATGATTAGAAAAATGACAATGTTGCTTGTGCTTCTCATTTCAACAAATAGTATAGCACAATTTGCAGCGAATAAGAGTGAAGAAAATATAGATAATTGGCCAGAACGCGTTTATGACCTTACTATTGACTACGAGACTGTAAATTTTACGGGTAAAGATGTCAAGGCTATGACCATAAATGGTGGTATTCCTGGTCCAAATCTTGAATTTAACGAAGGGGAGTTTGCCATCATCAATGTGACCAATAAAATGGACGTGGAAACTTCAGTGCATTGGCACGGGATGATATTACCAAATTTCTACGACGGCGTTCCATATCTAACCACACCACCCATACTCCCTGGGGAAACTTTACAGTATAAATTTGCCTTAAAACAGTCTGGTACCTATTGGTATCATTCACATACAGGTCTTCAAGAGCAAAGAGGCGTTTATGGCTCAATCCAAATCAACCCTAAAAAAACTGATTTAGAATATGACAAGGATTTAGTTCTCGTTCTGTCAGACTGGATGGATGAAAACCCCAAGACACAGCTTAAAAATTTAAAACGTGGCAACGAGTGGTATCTCATCAAGAAAAACCAAGTACAGAGCTGGGACAAGGTTATTGCCAAGGGAGCTACCGGTGCAAAGCTGAAAATGATGTGGCAACGCATGCCGGATATGGCAATTTTAGATAATTATTACGACAGGTTTTTTATTAATGGAGGAGCAGAACAGAATTACCCAGGTTTCAGCCCTGGCGAAAAGGTTCGGTTACGTTTTGTAAATGCTGCAGCCGCTTCTTATTTCTGGCTAACATTTGGGGGTGAAGACCCCATGCTGGTTTCTGCAGATGGACTGGATGTTGTACCTGTAGAGAAGAATAAAACCTTAATAGGCGTTGCGGAAACTTATGACTTTATTGTTACCATCCCAGAAAGTGGAAAATTGGAAATACGTGCTACTTCTCAGGATGGTTCTGGTCAGGCATCAGCTTATTTGGGAACCGGCAAAATTCTGGATGCGCCTGAAGTTCCAAAACCTGACCTGATAAAGCAAATGCAGCAAATGATGAATATGGGCATGAAAATGGGCGCACCAGCAGCCAAATTCAATCCTTCAAAGAACGATTCCATTGAGAAGATGAAAAAATACGCGATGAAGATGGATGGAATGAAGATGGATGAGATGCAAAAAGACAAAGATTCTACAAAAATGATGCACGACGATATGGCTCATCAGGATATGAAAATGGAAGGTGACAAAGGACAAATGGACGGCGGAATGAAAATGGGTTATATAGTGCCAAAAGACAAGGTTATCGGTGATAATATGAAAACAGGAGGCAATCCGGAATTTAACTATAACTATTTAAAAGCACTTGGAAACACTGAATTTGAAAAGGGAAAACCTGTGCGTGAAATGCTTTTCAACCTAACTGGAAATATGAACCGTTATGTATGGTCAATCAACGGTATTCCTCTTTCTGAAACCGATAAAATAAAAATCAACCAAGGCGAAGTGGTTCGCATTACTCTTAACAATATGACGATGATGCACCACCCAATGCACCTACACGGACACTTTTTTAGGGTGCTTAATGAAAATGGTGAGCGTAGCCCGTTAAAGCATACGGTAAATGTGGCACCGATGCAGAAAGTAGTTATTGAATTTGATGCTGTGGAGTATGGCGATTGGTTTTTCCATTGCCACGTACTTTACCATATCAATAGTGGGATGGCAAGAATATTTAGCTATGATACACCACGTGACGAAAGATTAAAAGGCTATCCACTTACTAATTTGACTACGGAAGCAGACCATATGTGGACTTGGGGCGAAGTAACAGCTGCAAGCCATATGACAGAATTGTTTTATACAGCAACTAACATAAGAAACCAGTTTATAATAAGAGGCGAATATGGTTGGAATGAAAACATAGAAGCAGAGTTTACATACGAACGTTGGCTCAATAGTTACTTCAGAGTGTTTGGTGGTGTGAATGTTGAAAATGAGGGTAAAGATAGTCTTGATGAGATTTCAACCACCGGTGTAGTTGGTGTGAGGTATTTGCTTCCACTGCTTATAGATTCTGATTTGAGAATTGATAATAAACTAAGGCCTACAATCTCTTTCGCGACAGCAACAATGATATTTAGAAATATAGCATTGTTCGGTAAATACGAATACCAAATGGATTTTGGTTGGGTCAGCGATTTTGAGCCAGAAACTGAATTTAAAGAAGAAACTACTTGGCAAGTAGGACTGGAATATGTATTGAGCCGTGACTTCTCATTGATGGGAAGCTACGACAACCGTTTTGGTGCTGGTGGCGGACTCTCTCTAAGATTTTAA